The following nucleotide sequence is from Streptomyces sp. NBC_00239.
GCCGTTACCGGAAGGCCGGACTGTGACCATCATCGACATCGACCACGCTTCCCGCTGGTTCGGCAATGTCGTCGCCGTCAACGACGTGACGATGCGGATCGCCCCCGGAGTGACCGGACTGCTCGGCCCGAACGGCGCCGGCAAGTCCACCCTCATCAACATGATGGGCGGCTTCCTCGCCCCGTCGACCGGAACCGTCACCCTCGACGGCGCCCCGATCTGGCGCAACGAGCAGGTGTACAAGCACATCGGCGTCGTGCCCGAGCGCGAGTCGATGTACGACTTCCTCACCGGCCGCGAGTTCGTCGTCGCCAACGCCGAGCTGCACGGCCTCGACGAGCGGGCCGCGCAGCGCGCCCTCGCCACCGTCGAGATGGAGTACGCGCAGGACCGCAAGATCGCCACGTACTCCAAGGGCATGCGGCAGCGCGTGAAAATGGCCTCGGCGCTCGTCCACGACCCGTCCGTGCTGCTGCTCGACGAGCCGTTCAACGGCATGGACCCGCGCCAGCGCATGCAGCTGATGGACCTGCTGCGGCGGATGGGCGACGAAGGCCGCACCGTCCTGTTCTCCTCGCACATCCTGGAGGAGGTCGAGCAGCTCGCCTCCCACATCGAGGTGATCGTCGCCGGCCGGCACGCCGCCTCCGGTGACTTCCGCAAGATCCGCCGCCTGATGACGGACCGCCCGCACCGCTACCTGGTCCGGTCCTCCGACGACCGCGCACTCGCCGCGGCCCTGATCGCCG
It contains:
- a CDS encoding ABC transporter ATP-binding protein, whose protein sequence is MTIIDIDHASRWFGNVVAVNDVTMRIAPGVTGLLGPNGAGKSTLINMMGGFLAPSTGTVTLDGAPIWRNEQVYKHIGVVPERESMYDFLTGREFVVANAELHGLDERAAQRALATVEMEYAQDRKIATYSKGMRQRVKMASALVHDPSVLLLDEPFNGMDPRQRMQLMDLLRRMGDEGRTVLFSSHILEEVEQLASHIEVIVAGRHAASGDFRKIRRLMTDRPHRYLVRSSDDRALAAALIADPSTAGIEVDRTEGALRIQAVDFGRFTALLPKVAREHGIRLLTVSPSDESLESVFSYLVAA